Proteins found in one Muntiacus reevesi chromosome 2, mMunRee1.1, whole genome shotgun sequence genomic segment:
- the LOC136157637 gene encoding LOW QUALITY PROTEIN: zinc finger protein 93-like (The sequence of the model RefSeq protein was modified relative to this genomic sequence to represent the inferred CDS: substituted 1 base at 1 genomic stop codon), with product MSVLSLKRIHAGEKAYNCSECGKASNQSSELVQQQTIQNLQKENQRKIHRKFFSTSSNLRRHRKIHPGKTSFKCTECDKTFVHHSLLTQHQLTHTGEKCYKCSECGKAFIASSNLSNHHQIHMGEKHYKCTECGKSFMNSSALTRHQRIHTGERPYKCIECGKGFNDKSKHTKHLRVHTGEKPYKCTECGKAFTQKFNLTTHLRVHTGEKPYKCTECGKAFNQNVNLIAHLRVHTGEKPYKCTECGKAFNQKSILTKHLRVHTGEKPXKHEGCGKGFSHIGYLTKQLRTHTGEEN from the coding sequence ATGTCAGTTCTTTCTCTAAAGAGGATTCACGCTGGAGAAAAGGCTTATAATTGTAGTGAATGTGGTAAAGCTTCTAATCAGTCTTCAGAGCTTGTACAGCAGCAAACTATTCaaaatttacagaaagaaaaccaacgTAAGATACATAGGAAATTCTTTAGTACCTCATCCAATCTAAGAAGACATAGGAAAATTCATCCAGGAAAGACATCtttcaaatgtacagaatgtgacaAAACATTTGTCCATCACTCACTTCTTACTCAACATCAGCTtactcacactggagagaaatgttataaatgttcagaatgtggcaaagcctttattgCGAGTTCAAATCTTAGTAATCATCACCAAATTCATATGGGGGAGAAGCATTATAAGTGTACAGAATGTGGGAAGTCCTTCATGAACAGTTCTGCTCTTACTagacatcagcgaattcatactggggagagaccgtATAAGTGTATAgaatgtggcaaaggctttaatgACAAATCAAAACACACTAAACATCTgcgagttcatactggagagaaaccttataaatgtacagaatgtggcaaagcctttactcAGAAATTCAATCTTACAACACATCTGCGAGtgcatactggagagaaaccgtataaatgtacagaatgtggcaaagcctttaatcagaatGTCAATCTTATCGCACATCTGCGAGtgcatactggagagaaaccgtataaatgtacagaatgtggcaaagcctttaatcagaaaTCAATTCTCACTAAACATCTgcgagttcatactggagagaaaccttaaaaGCATGAAggttgtggcaaaggctttagtcaTATTGGTTATCTCACTAAACAGCTGAGAACACACACCGGGGAAGAAAACTAG